In one window of Oncorhynchus gorbuscha isolate QuinsamMale2020 ecotype Even-year linkage group LG23, OgorEven_v1.0, whole genome shotgun sequence DNA:
- the brd8b gene encoding bromodomain-containing protein 8 isoform X1: MASGVGKHKRLSVGPTEPWSLREKLCLASSVMRSGDQNWVSVSRAIKPFSEPGRPPDWFSQKHCASQYSELLETTEAPKRKRGEKGEVVETIEDVIVRRLTAERIEELKKLLRDTQDKYRKLKKEVDLIQTGHLDSRLEELWTDITQKNKQDEDEADLKRKATETSYQARQAVKNTPKRVSSVTIRSPLGASPTGMEGAQTDTPTPPIDTAMPQAEETLGANLSQVGAVFPPSSDAPIAGPKEGSLGSLVDDSPQKRLLSQKSTPPPSPLLSELLKKGSLISASPILVVEADAAAAAGLANGGVPTTIPTITADFEVASAVKEAGSEVVKVEEDHVPGSYMGDELDLETVGDIISIIEEKVDDSVEALDAAAVEAALSLCEEAVSAGHSLSGPWEAQDLKTSEPGPMVQSDPTHEFQAVAGANPGSLELQTESGRGEAEEGKDCEGQETVQTNLVPSVVADDGLAGSEVTEEGVLGEEGALSTAVKTENEEWTQPELNTPCLDSEDSSGSGKESKEVKDEDGASDGDPDEGMEMKECGEGEGPYLSEVEPAASESEDGYGPSSQRYTTADSLASSPASSQFSICGEDQEAVQAQKIWKKAIMLVWRAAANHRYASVFLQSVSEDIAPGYHSIVHRPMDLSAIKKSIEAGQIRTTAEFQRDIMLMFQNAVMYNSSDHDVFHMALEMQRDVLEHVQQFLATQLIMQTSESSISTKSLRGREGGRKPGESVEKDSVPMASPAFLLSLFDGGTRGRRCAIEADMKMKK, from the exons ATGGCGAGTGGTGTCGGGA AACACAAGAGGCTGTCCGTTGGCCCGACCGAGCCGTGGTCATTGAGGGAGAAACTATGCCTAGCTTCCTCTGTTATGAGGAGCGGAGACCAAAACTG GGTGTCAGTCAGCAGAGCCATCAAGCCTTTCTCAGAGCCAGGCCGCCCTCCAGACTGGTTCTCCCAGAAG CACTGTGCCTCCCAGTATTCTGAGCTGCTGGAGACCACAGAGGCTCCAAA GCGTAAGCGTGGAGAGAAGGGTGAGGTGGTGGAGACCATCGAGGATGTGATCGTACGGAGACTCACCGCCGAGAGGATAGAGGAGCTGAAAAAACTACTGAGAGACACACAGGACAAATACAG AAAGTTGAAGAAGGAGGTGGATCTGATCCAGACAGGACATCTGGACTCACGGCTAGAGGAGCTGTGGACAGACATAACACA GAAAAATAAGCAGGATGAGGATGAGGCAGATCTTAAGAGGAAGGCCACAGAGACATCCTATCAGG CTCGCCAAGCGGTTAAGAACACGCCTAAGCGGGTGTCCAGTGTCACTATACGCTCCCCTCTGGGTGCCAGTCCCACGGGCATGGAGGGGGCACAGACAGATACCCCCACACCCCCAATAGATACAGCCATGCCCCAGGCAGAGGAGACCCTTGGTGCCAATTTG TCCCAGGTGGGAGCAGTGTTCCCGCCGTCGTCGGATGCTCCAATAGCGGGGCCTAAGGAGGGAAGCCTGGGGTCTCTGGTAGACGACTCCCCACAGAAGAGGCTCCTCAGTCAGAAGTCCACGccgcctccctcccctctcctctcagagcTACTGAAGAAAGGAAGCCTGATCTCTGCTAGCCCCATACTG GTAGTGGAggcggatgctgctgctgctgcaggacTGGCTAACGGAGGAGTTCCTACTACAATCCCCACTATCACAGCAGACTTTGAGGTCGCCAGCGCAG tCAAAGAGGCAGGCTCAGAGGTGGTTAAGGTGGAGGAGGACCATGTACCTGGTTCCTACATGGGGGATGAGCTGGACCTGGAGACCGTGGGAGATATCATCTCCATCATAGAGGAGAAG GTGGATGACTCTGTGGAGGCTCTAGATGCtgcagcagtggaggctgctctctctctctgtgaggaggcTGTTTCTGCTGGCCACTCCCTCTCAGGCCCATGGGAGGCCCAGGACTTGAAGACCTCAGAGCCTGGTCCTATGGTTCAGTCTGACCCCACACATGAGTTTCAGGCTGTGGCTGGAGCTAACCCTGGGAGCCTGGAGCTACAGACGGAGAGTGGAAGGGGGGAAGCCGAAGAGGGGAAGGACTGTGAGGGACAAGAAACAGTGCAGACAAATTTGGTCCCTTCTGTTGTCGCTGATGATGGCCTGGCAGGAAGCGAGGTCACAGAGGAGGGAGTTCTGGGGGAGGAAGGAGCCCTGAGCACAGCTGTGAAGACTGAAAATGAGGAGTGGACCCAGCCAGAACTAAACACACCCTGCCTAGACTCAGAAGACAGCTCTGGATCAGGGAAAGAGTCCAAG GAAGTGAAGGATGAGGATGGAGCGAGTGATGGGGATCCTGATGAAGGAATGGAGATGAAGGaatgtggagagggggaggggcccTACCTATCAGAAGTAGAACCGGCAGCCAGTGAGAGTGAGGATGGCTATGGCCCCTCCTCCCAACGCTACACCACAGCTGATTCGCTAGCCAGCAGCCCCGCCTCTTCCCAGTT TTCAATATGTGGGGAGGATCAGGAGGCCGTTCAGGCTCAGAAGATCTGGAAGAAAGCCATCATGCTGGTGTGGAGAGCAGCGGCCAATCACAG GTACGCCAGTGTGTTCCTTCAGTCTGTGTCTGAAGACATCGCCCCTGGTTACCACAGCATTGTACACAG aCCCATGGATCTGTCGGCCATCAAGAAGAGTATCGAGGCGGGTCAGATCCGTACGACAGCAGAGTTCCAGCGTGACATCATGCTGATGTTCCAGAACGCGGTGATGTACAACAGCTCTGACCACGACGTGTTCCACATGGCCCTGGAGATGCAGAGAGATGTTCTAGAACATGTGCAGCAGTTCCTGGCCACTCAGCTCATCATGCAGACCTCAGAGTCCTCCATCTCCACCAAGAGCCTCAGAGGCCGCGAGGGGGGTCGCAAGCCAGGGGAGTCCGTGGAGAAG
- the brd8b gene encoding bromodomain-containing protein 8 isoform X2: protein MASGVGKHKRLSVGPTEPWSLREKLCLASSVMRSGDQNWVSVSRAIKPFSEPGRPPDWFSQKHCASQYSELLETTEAPKRKRGEKGEVVETIEDVIVRRLTAERIEELKKLLRDTQDKYRKLKKEVDLIQTGHLDSRLEELWTDITQKNKQDEDEADLKRKATETSYQARQAVKNTPKRVSSVTIRSPLGASPTGMEGAQTDTPTPPIDTAMPQAEETLGANLSQVGAVFPPSSDAPIAGPKEGSLGSLVDDSPQKRLLSQKSTPPPSPLLSELLKKGSLISASPILVVEADAAAAAGLANGGVPTTIPTITADFEVASAVKEAGSEVVKVEEDHVPGSYMGDELDLETVGDIISIIEEKVDDSVEALDAAAVEAALSLCEEAVSAGHSLSGPWEAQDLKTSEPGPMVQSDPTHEFQAVAGANPGSLELQTESGRGEAEEGKDCEGQETVQTNLVPSVVADDGLAGSEVTEEGVLGEEGALSTAVKTENEEWTQPELNTPCLDSEDSSGSGKESKEVKDEDGASDGDPDEGMEMKECGEGEGPYLSEVEPAASESEDGYGPSSQRYTTADSLASSPASSQFSICGEDQEAVQAQKIWKKAIMLVWRAAANHRYASVFLQSVSEDIAPGYHSIVHRPMDLSAIKKSIEAGQIRTTAEFQRDIMLMFQNAVMYNSSDHDVFHMALEMQRDVLEHVQQFLATQLIMQTSESSISTKSLRGREGGRKPGESVEKDGGTRGRRCAIEADMKMKK from the exons ATGGCGAGTGGTGTCGGGA AACACAAGAGGCTGTCCGTTGGCCCGACCGAGCCGTGGTCATTGAGGGAGAAACTATGCCTAGCTTCCTCTGTTATGAGGAGCGGAGACCAAAACTG GGTGTCAGTCAGCAGAGCCATCAAGCCTTTCTCAGAGCCAGGCCGCCCTCCAGACTGGTTCTCCCAGAAG CACTGTGCCTCCCAGTATTCTGAGCTGCTGGAGACCACAGAGGCTCCAAA GCGTAAGCGTGGAGAGAAGGGTGAGGTGGTGGAGACCATCGAGGATGTGATCGTACGGAGACTCACCGCCGAGAGGATAGAGGAGCTGAAAAAACTACTGAGAGACACACAGGACAAATACAG AAAGTTGAAGAAGGAGGTGGATCTGATCCAGACAGGACATCTGGACTCACGGCTAGAGGAGCTGTGGACAGACATAACACA GAAAAATAAGCAGGATGAGGATGAGGCAGATCTTAAGAGGAAGGCCACAGAGACATCCTATCAGG CTCGCCAAGCGGTTAAGAACACGCCTAAGCGGGTGTCCAGTGTCACTATACGCTCCCCTCTGGGTGCCAGTCCCACGGGCATGGAGGGGGCACAGACAGATACCCCCACACCCCCAATAGATACAGCCATGCCCCAGGCAGAGGAGACCCTTGGTGCCAATTTG TCCCAGGTGGGAGCAGTGTTCCCGCCGTCGTCGGATGCTCCAATAGCGGGGCCTAAGGAGGGAAGCCTGGGGTCTCTGGTAGACGACTCCCCACAGAAGAGGCTCCTCAGTCAGAAGTCCACGccgcctccctcccctctcctctcagagcTACTGAAGAAAGGAAGCCTGATCTCTGCTAGCCCCATACTG GTAGTGGAggcggatgctgctgctgctgcaggacTGGCTAACGGAGGAGTTCCTACTACAATCCCCACTATCACAGCAGACTTTGAGGTCGCCAGCGCAG tCAAAGAGGCAGGCTCAGAGGTGGTTAAGGTGGAGGAGGACCATGTACCTGGTTCCTACATGGGGGATGAGCTGGACCTGGAGACCGTGGGAGATATCATCTCCATCATAGAGGAGAAG GTGGATGACTCTGTGGAGGCTCTAGATGCtgcagcagtggaggctgctctctctctctgtgaggaggcTGTTTCTGCTGGCCACTCCCTCTCAGGCCCATGGGAGGCCCAGGACTTGAAGACCTCAGAGCCTGGTCCTATGGTTCAGTCTGACCCCACACATGAGTTTCAGGCTGTGGCTGGAGCTAACCCTGGGAGCCTGGAGCTACAGACGGAGAGTGGAAGGGGGGAAGCCGAAGAGGGGAAGGACTGTGAGGGACAAGAAACAGTGCAGACAAATTTGGTCCCTTCTGTTGTCGCTGATGATGGCCTGGCAGGAAGCGAGGTCACAGAGGAGGGAGTTCTGGGGGAGGAAGGAGCCCTGAGCACAGCTGTGAAGACTGAAAATGAGGAGTGGACCCAGCCAGAACTAAACACACCCTGCCTAGACTCAGAAGACAGCTCTGGATCAGGGAAAGAGTCCAAG GAAGTGAAGGATGAGGATGGAGCGAGTGATGGGGATCCTGATGAAGGAATGGAGATGAAGGaatgtggagagggggaggggcccTACCTATCAGAAGTAGAACCGGCAGCCAGTGAGAGTGAGGATGGCTATGGCCCCTCCTCCCAACGCTACACCACAGCTGATTCGCTAGCCAGCAGCCCCGCCTCTTCCCAGTT TTCAATATGTGGGGAGGATCAGGAGGCCGTTCAGGCTCAGAAGATCTGGAAGAAAGCCATCATGCTGGTGTGGAGAGCAGCGGCCAATCACAG GTACGCCAGTGTGTTCCTTCAGTCTGTGTCTGAAGACATCGCCCCTGGTTACCACAGCATTGTACACAG aCCCATGGATCTGTCGGCCATCAAGAAGAGTATCGAGGCGGGTCAGATCCGTACGACAGCAGAGTTCCAGCGTGACATCATGCTGATGTTCCAGAACGCGGTGATGTACAACAGCTCTGACCACGACGTGTTCCACATGGCCCTGGAGATGCAGAGAGATGTTCTAGAACATGTGCAGCAGTTCCTGGCCACTCAGCTCATCATGCAGACCTCAGAGTCCTCCATCTCCACCAAGAGCCTCAGAGGCCGCGAGGGGGGTCGCAAGCCAGGGGAGTCCGTGGAGAAG